The Microcaecilia unicolor chromosome 6, aMicUni1.1, whole genome shotgun sequence genome includes a window with the following:
- the LOC115472571 gene encoding sterile alpha motif domain-containing protein 9-like — MEYQTLPLEEWNESHVRCWLESIQIKKQYVEKLFEEEVTGPVLKEIDDKFLRKIGMKGGQIELLIKKRNDMRKIAQPNFQISEDCKTAASAEDAASSDPTGAGAGTGKGVRALTHGKQRHQEDKPKHEINSQINAAPHRKIKSQVENSKHQGNDTSIVTVEGVNKFVSPHTESKCRPFLIEDNNFKYMKNTVLPPETGFIDLIIPCHEFKSFITASALDRTRLQAKFAYEVIRFASACMNVRTNGTIHFGVVDSVENKECEHGEIVGIKVKDKDWYVDALDYIDKCFAEKLQCETARHCIRPPKFIEVIEKGTEDKNFIVEIDIEPLYSKVNGKYFEVTLPKFHEDSNKVSYEKKAVYQRVGSKSEPVKYEDHLAFIQGLQSTDARRKEAESRNTAGTESTDDLGRKLSILLTDGRKSLDKSLWYILVTNGCGTEELQHSHFLMRMNIFCVFDFDADSECSGLCSKYKEQRATNFHSLQSYSKDQTMSTSDLIKQLHLFDQTSWIFCNGRTHYLGGDDPCDEDTWIRTKKKSLKKAVSIICDEILPKGSFIVIFLLLSPVERPIMDTFNEFYEEMHGMEYIICIAECRENYEKWASRAQLSCPNREKLDEISVVGMKLSHVDATVQDMLPVTDYTSHIPVSNKGQCNLGTLEKERMFSLEILCVDECNDIKLDVINKEQIQEIESTFYRGGKVSWKNFWLAEKKFCGEVIEREACEEVRQILDGILHRNSSKLPVARIKIVHQPGSGGSTIARQVLWKTRKGLRCAVVKLALPVSTVCDHAVKFREYEEKDINQCLPVLLLVEDCDEEYLDDLKHELVTAITTKNITSFKPCFILMSCNRSNTPEKLCKASPLETVAVTHKLKDGEKLLFESKAKELERQFSPKFIITFVLMSKEFNEHYVRDFVYNVLRDIDHSSFVTRLMKYVALLNSYVQNSYISLSHCEAFLGLGACTNDEKNKLRQYNFKSNLTDQAKLIFIELRENTTWISSVCIIHPLVAKEILHQLSENQLQSEIAMGLLQETVLFQHRFGRDEFIRFTRALFLHRFKKSKGDDVESLFSPLIEHICGVEKCCDKAIELFKKAYECFGKDAFFAQQLARLHYNYEKFEDAKFWAEKAKSHLPHNSFILDTEGQVYKKWFSVKIDKKGNDDPTSSEIIELIEIALKAMECFRAAQAAAKAEPDNMNNSGYFGEVDVGCRLLQLLSSLEIFHKNEESEKCELVSYLITEYIPDDIKKPWSKLHSRLKGLHRNIYNALDWISEDLSYFQTDKSEDEEQNSKVEENPRKWLVKKTKVFAKFFSSKFPSEETNEGSRDQNSMTQLMKSMVICKHGGGNPTTILSLLSDLKDERSAQKLETIINLYSKDTTNLEDSSLINYILCHVSLGCVCPSSPYLLSFQKLRELSKRFLQKRKFFSATAYFLLTLLYWPDNAEDIRPDPGKDDILKLAVDSLKRQHDEKIKNVPVRKKKIYTQFFLRNGYGLIKIMHRSRIEKLIKGSLNERRFKWLNGEVWKTNSVRQALKRVHGWTEDGKVFVRGHSQKSKIEMLPLYYASVPQGNENVSFYLGFSYKGPVAYDVQGTS, encoded by the exons ATGG AGTACCAAACACTGCCATTAGAAGAATGGAACGAAAGCCATGTGAGATGCTGGTTAGAGTctatacaaattaaaaaacagtATGTAGAGAAACTATTTGAAGAGGAAGTAACTGGGCCTGTACTTAAAGAAATTGATGATAAATTTCTGAGAAAAATTGGTATGAAAGGAGGACAAATCGAACTCctcataaaaaaaagaaatgacatgAGAAAAATTGCCCAACCAAACTTTCAGATCTCAGAAGATTGCAAAACAGCTGCTTCTGCTGAAGATGCAGCCTCTTCTGATCCTACAGGTGCAGGAGCAGGGACTGGAAAGGGCGTCAGAGCTTTGACACATGGAAAACAAAGACATCAAGAAGATAAACCAAAGCATGAAATAAACTCTCAAATAAATGCAGCACCACATAGGAAGATCAAGAGCCAGGTGGAAAACAGCAAGCATCAAGGAAATGACACATCAATTGTGACTGTTGAAGGTGTTAACAAGTTTGTAAGTCCACACACTGAGAGTAAATGTCGACCATTTTTAATTGAAGATAATAATTTTAAGTATATGAAAAACACAGTCCTCCCGCCAGAGACGGGATTTATAGATCTGATTATACCTTGCCATGAATTCAAATCATTTATTACTGCTTCAGCACTGGATAGAACAAGGCTGCAAGCAAAATTTGCATACGAGGTTATTCGATTTGCTTCTGCTTGCATGAATGTTCGAACAAATGGCACCATACATTTTGGTGTTGTAGACAGTGTTGAAAACAAGGAGTGCGAACATGGAGAAATAGTTGGAATTAAAGTAAAAGATAAAGATTGGTATGTCGATGCATTGGATTACATTGACAAATGTTTTGCTGagaaactgcagtgtgaaactgCAAGGCACTGCATTCGCCCCCCCAAATTTATTGAGGTGATTGAGAAGGGAACTGAAGACAAGAACTTTATTGTTGAAATTGACATTGAACCACTGTACAGCAAAGTGAATGGAAAGTATTTTGAAGTAACTCTTCCAAAATTTCATGAAGATTCCAATAAAGTTTCTTATGAAAAAAAAGCTGTTTATCAAAGAGTAGGATCCAAGTCTGAACCTGTTAAATATGAAGACCATCTTGCCTTTATTCAGGGATTACAAAGTACAGATGCAAGAAGAAAAGAGGCAGAATCAAGAAATACAGCTGGTACAGAAAGTACAGACGACTTGGGGAGAAAGTTATCTATTCTTCTAACTGATGGCAGAAAATCTCTTGATAAGTCATTGTGGTACATACTTGTCACAAATGGATGTGGAACAGAAGAACTGCAGCACAGTCATTTTTTAATGCGGATGaatattttttgtgtttttgattTTGATGCAGATTCTGAATGCTCAGGACTTTGCTCTAAGTACAAAGAACAACGTGCTACAAACTTTCATTCCTTGCAAAGTTATTCTAAGGACCAAACAATGAGCACAAGTGATTTGATAAAACAATTGCATTTATTTGATCAAACTAGTTGGATATTTTGCAATGGACGTACCCATTATCTAGGAGGTGATGATCCTTGTGATGAAGACACTTGGATCAGAACCAAAAAGAAGTCCTTAAAGAAAGCAGTTTCTATTATTTGTGATGAAATTCTTCCAAAAGgttcttttattgtaatttttttattgttgtcGCCTGTAGAGAGACCAATTATGGATACTTTCAATGAATTCTATGAAGAAATGCATGGTATGGAATATATCATTTGTATTGCTGAGTGTCGAGAAAATTATGAGAAGTGGGCAAGTCGAGCTCAGTTATCATGTCCTAATCGTGAAAAGCTTGATGAGATAAGTGTTGTTGGTATGAAACTCAGTCACGTAGATGCCACTGTTCAAGACATGTTACCTGTTACAGATTATACCAGTCATATACCCGTTTCCAATAAAGGACAGTGTAATCTTGGAACACTTGAGAAAGAAAGAATGTTTTCACTTGAAATTTTATGTGTAGATGAATGCAATGATATAAAATTGGATGTGATAAATAAAGAGCAAATACAGGAAATAGAAAGTACATTTTACCGAGGCGGAAAAGTTAGCTGGAAAAATTTTTGGCTTGCTGAAAAGAAATTTTGTGGTGAAGTTATTGAGCGTGAGGCATGTGAAGAGGTTCGACAGATTTTAGATGGAATTTTGCACAGAAACTCAAGTAAACTTCCCGTGGCTAGAATAAAAATAGTTCATCAGCCTGGCAGTGGAGGAAGCACTATTGCACGACAAGTTCTTTGGAAAACCAGAAAGGGATTAAGATGTGCAGTTGTTAAGTTAGCACTTCCAGTCTCAACAGTCTGTGATCATGCAGTTAAAtttagagaatatgaagagaaagacATCAATCAGTGTCTCCCAGTCCTCCTCCTAGTTGAAGACTGTGATGAAGAATACCTTGATGATTTAAAACATGAATTAGTAACTGCCATTACAACTAAAAACATTACTTCCTTTAAACCATGTTTCATTCTCATGAGCTGTAACCGATCAAACACACCTGAAAAACTTTGTAAAGCTTCTCCATTAGAAACAGTCGCAGTCACTCACAAACTGAAAGATGGTGagaaattgttgtttgaaagtaaaGCTAAAGAACTTGAACGGCAGTTCTCACCAAAATTTATAATAACATTTGTTTTAATGAGTAAAGAATTTAATGAACACTATGTCCGTGACTTTGTATATAATGTGCTGCGTGACATTGACCACTCATCTTTTGTAACACGTTTAATGAAATATGTTGCATTACTGAATTCCTATGTACAAAATTCATACATTTCCTTGTCCCATTGTGAGGCTTTTCTGGGACTAGGAGCATGTACAAATGATGAAAAAAACAAACTACGACAATATAATTTCAAAAGTAATTTAACTGATCAAGCAAAACTCATTTTCATTGAATTAAGAGAAAATACCACATGGATTTCTTCTGTGTGTATAATACATCCTCTTGTTGCAAAGGAAATTTTACATCAGCTTTCAGAAAACCAACTTCAAAGTGAAATTGCTATGGGCCTTCTACAAGAAACAGTTCTCTTTCAGCATCGatttggaagagatgagtttaTACGATTCACTAGAGCTCTGTTCTTGCATCGTTTTAAAAAGAGTAAGGGAGACGATGTTGAGAGCTTGTTTTCTCCACTCATCGAGCACATTTGTGGAGTTGAAAAATGTTGTGATAAAGCTATTGAACTCTTCAAAAAAGCATATGAATGCTTTGGAAAAGATGCTTTTTTTGCACAGCAGTTGGCCCGATTACATTACAATTATGAAAAATTTGAAGACGCTAAATTCTGGGCAGAAAAAGCCAAATCACATTTGCCACATAATTCTTTCATTTTGGATACTGAAGGGCAGGTGTACAAAAAATGGTTTAGTGTTAAAATAGACAAGAAAGGCAATGATGATCCTACATCTTCAGAAATAATTGAATTGATAGAAATTGCCCTAAAGGCCATGGAGTGCTTCAGAGCTGCACAAGCAGCTGCAAAAGCAGAGCCTGACAACATGAACAATTCTGGCTATTTTGGAGAAGTAGATGTTGGGTGTCGTTTACTACAACTGTTATCGTCACTTGAAATATTTCATAAAAATGAAGAGAGTGAAAAGTGTGAACTAGTGAGTTATTTGATCACAGAATATATTCCAGATGACATTAAAAAACCTTGGAGTAAGCTTCATAGCCGTTTAAAAGGCTTACACAGGAATATTTATAATGCTCTAGATTGGATTTCAGAAGATCTGAGTTATTTTCAGACTGATAAAAGTGAAGATGAAGAACAAAACAGTAAAGTGGAAGAAAATCCCAGGAAATggctggtaaaaaaaacaaaagtatttgcaaaatttttttcttcaaaattccCTTCTGAAGAAACTAATGAAGGATCTAGAGATCAGAACTCGATGACACAATTAATGAAATCAATGGTCATTTGTAAGCATGGCGGTGGGAATCCCACCACAATTCTTTCGCTGTTGTCAGATTTGAAAGATGAAAGGTCAGCACAAAAATTAGAAACAATAATAAACCTTTACTCAAAAGATACAACAAATCTTGAGGACAGTAGCCTTATCAACTACATACTATGTCATGTTTCTTTGGGGTGTGTATGTCCTTCATCTCCATATCTTTTATCATTTCAGAAACTTAGAGAACTTAGCAAAAGATTTCTTCAGAAGAGAAAATTCTTTTCAGCCACTGCCTATTTTTTACTCACTTTACTGTACTGGCCTGATAATGCAGAAGACATCAGACCTGATCCTGGTAAAGATGATATTTTAAAATTAGCAGTAGATAGCTTGAAGCGACAAcatgatgaaaaaataaaaaatgttcctgttagaaaaaagaaaatttataCTCAGTTCTTCTTGAGAAATGGCTATGGGCTTATAAAGATAATGCACAGAAGTAGGATTGAAAAGCTAATTAAAGGCTCCCTAAATGAAAGGCGTTTTAAGTGGCTAAACGGAGAGGTCTGGAAAACAAATTCTGTTCGACAAGCACTGAAACGAGTTCATGGATGGACAGAGGATGGGAAGGTGTTTGTACGTGGCCATAGTCAAAAAAGCAAGATTGAAATGTTGCCTTTATATTATGCCTCAGTACCTCAGGGAAATGAAAATGTCTCATTCTATTTGGGATTTTCTTACAAGGGTCCTGTTGCTTATGATGTACAGGGCACAAGTTAG